TGGGCGGCAGCAGCTGGAGATGCAGCAGCTAGGGCGGCAGCAACTTGGCTGACAGCACATGGACTGGCAGCACTGGGGCCTGGAGCAGCTGGACACGCAGCAGCTGGGGTGGCAAGAGCTGGACATGCAGCAGCTGGGGCGGCAGCACACAGACTGGCAGCACTGGGGCCTGGAGCAGCTGGTCACACAGCAGCTGGGGCGGCAAGAGCTGGACATGCAGCAGCTGGGGCGGCAGCACACAGACTGGCAGCACTGGGGCCTGGAGCAGCTGGACACACAGCAGCTGGGGCGGCAAGAGCTGGACATGCAGCAGCTGGGGCGGCAGCACACAGACTGGCAGCACTGAGGCCTGGAGCATCTGGACACACAGCAGCTGGGGTGGCAAGAGCTGGACACGCAGCAGCTGGGGCGGCAAGAGCTGGACATGCAGCAGCTGGGGCGGCAAGAGCTGGACATGCAGCAGCTGGGGCGACAGCACACGGACTGGCAGCACTGGGGCCTGGAGCAGCTGGACATGCAGCAGCTGGGACGGCAGCAGGTAGTCCTGCAGCAGGTGGTCTGGCAGCAGCTGGGTTGGCAGCAGGTCTCCTGGCAGAGGCCTTGGTCACAGCCCTGGTCAGAGCAGATGGAGCCACAACACGAGTTGACCATGGTGTCAGAGAGTGGAGGTTCTGGGTGAGTTTCCAGGAGAGTGAGGTACTTGAGTCTGAATATCTCCTCGCCTCAAGTCCCCTTTTATACCTTGCTGAGAAGCTGTTTTGCCATGTCCTGGATTACTTTTTTCTATTATCTATGTTGTTTAAAGAGAAATTATAGAACATGCTGACTGCGGTATGATGcttaaataattttcatttaatcaGCTCTTTATCCCTAAAAGCATCATTTGCCTTCCTTTTGTTTCAGCATCATCTCATCTGTTCCTTCTAACATTTCCTTCTCAGAGTGTGTGTCATTTGACAGCCTGAGGACAGGAAGAGTCATTCCAACCATACTTCCTGGTTGTGAATGAGACACTCAGCCACATTCCCTTCTATTTGGACAATATTTAATATAAACCCAAAAATGGGTAtgttaatatccaaaatattagaCCCTCAAATCACCCCGGCACAGTTGTGAATTATGAAAAAGCTAAGAAATGTGGTGTGCAATGGGCTGGGTTTAAGATCTGTGGCTTCAAATTTAACTTATTCAAAATGGAATTGGTCATTTTGTCACTTCTCCAAACCAATACCTCAGTTCTCTGGTCCTATTACAACTCACTGTTAGTCCAGCTTTTCAAGCCAGCAAATTTAGTTACCCTTTATTCGGTATTCCCTAGTTCCCACTATGTCCCAGACCCATTCTCAGCATGGAGACACAGAAGCAAATAATGTCCCACCCTCTCCCTTTTTCGGCCATGATGAGGAACAGCACTGGCTTATTCAGCAAGATGAATTAGCAATgcctttacatatgctggatctGTGAACAGGGTTTATCCTCCTGTGCAGCCAAGGTCAGGAATGCCCCAGCAGCAGAGGAACCAGAAATCCTTGGTCACAGCGTAAGTCAGAACAAATGAAGTTTATTCCTTGTGTTGAGGCTCTTCTTGCAAAAGATTAGCCAAATAGGGAAACTGCTAAACCTCCAAGATCTCATGTACCTTATTCTGGCTTTGCTCCATTGCTACACAAGATGAAGGGATTATTGTCCCTTTTGTCCCTGCACTTAACACACTTATTGACCTTTGCGTTTTTAAACTTCAGTTCCAGGTAAAATGCCTTCATTGTCAGGAAGAAACTGcatcaaaccctttcccttcACTACTAAATGGTAAATACAGTGCATGGGGGTAGGTCGGTATCAGATCTGTCAACATATCTGGAGCTCAGTTTGTAAGCGATTAGGTCAATTGTAATTGAGCTCAGTTCCCTGttgtaagaaatgaaattctcAAGTGCAGTTGCTTGCTGCTGAGAGAATTACCTATCTTGAATCTTGATTTATTTAGCACAGGTGGAAATCTCATTAAAATAAGTTATTAATTCAAAAGTGATTTGAACTGATCACCACAATTTCATCAACCACATGCTCTACCTTCAGAGGTACATCCCAAACTAAgtaacacaaatgaaaaaaatgttggtggagaCAATGGTTTTGATCTTTCCCCCAAACTAGCTTGAACTTTCAAGGACTAGATGATGTACTctgtctt
This genomic stretch from Dasypus novemcinctus isolate mDasNov1 chromosome 21, mDasNov1.1.hap2, whole genome shotgun sequence harbors:
- the LOC101443179 gene encoding keratin-associated protein 4-3-like — protein: MVNSCCGSICSDQGCDQGLCQETCCQPSCCQTTCCRTTCCRPSCCMSSCSRPQCCQSVCCRPSCCMPQCCQSVCCRPSCCMSSSCRPSCCVSSCSRPQCCQSVCCRPSCCMSSSCRPSCCVTSCSRPQCCQSVCCRPSCCMSSSCHPSCCVSSCSRPQCCQSMCCQPSCCRPSCCISSCCRPACCQTTCCRTACCHPSSYGGSCC